The DNA sequence CCGTCCTCATGCCCTGCGGCCGCTGCCGGCAGCTGCTGTACGAATTCAGCGCCCCCGGCATGCAGCTCATGACCAACCGCGGCATCAAGACCATGGACCAGGTGCTGCCTGACGCCTTTGGTCCCGAACACCTGGAGGAGACCCGGTGACCGACAGCAAAGCAGAGGCGTTCGACGCCGTAGACATCATCCGCACCAAGCGTGACAAGGGGACGCTGAGCCCCGAACAGATCGACTGGACCATCGACGCGTACACGCGTGGGGCCATCGCGGACGAACAGATGGCTGCCCTGAACATGGCCATCCTGCTCAACGGCATGGACCGCGCCGAAATCGCCCGGTGGACGGCCGCCATGATCGCCTCGGGGGAGCGGATGGATTTCTCCAGCCTCCGTCGACCAGACGGCGGCCTGAAATACACCTCCGACAAACATTCCACCGGTGGCGTGGGGGACAAGATCACCCTGCCGCTGGCCCCGCTGGTGGCGGTGTTCGGCGTGGCCGTCCCGCAGCTGTCCGGCCGCGGGCTGGGGCACACCGGCGGCACCCTGGACAAGCTGGAGTCCATTCCGGGATGGCGGGCCAACCTGGCAAACGACGAAATCCTGGCCCAGCTCCAGGACGTCGGGGCGGTCATCTGCGCCGCCGGTGCCGGCCTGGCCCCGGCCGACAAGAAGCTCTATGCGCTGCGCGACGTCACAGGAACGGTTGAGGCCATCCCGCTGATCGCCTCCTCCATCATGAGCAAGAAGATCGCCGAGGGCACCGGCTCCCTGGTCCTGGACGTCAAGGTGGGCAGCGGAGCCTTCATGAAGGATGAAGCCAAAGCCCGCGAACTGGCGGAGACCATGGTGGCGCTCGGCAAGGACGCGGGGGTCAACACCGTTGCGTTGCTGACCAACATGAACACCCCCCTGGGCCTCACCGCCGGCAATGCCATCGAAGTCGAGGAATCGGTGGAGGTGCTGGCGGGCGGCGGCCCGGAGGACGTGGTGGAACTGACCGTCCGGCTCGCCGAGGAGATGCTCGTCTGTGCAGGGGTCCACGACGCCGACCCCGCCGCCGCCCTCAAGGACGGCCGGGCCATGGACGTCTGGAACCGGATGATCACCGCCCAGGGCGGCGACCCCCGCGCGGCGCTCCCGGAGGCCCGGGAATCCGACGTCGTCTATGCCCCTGCCGACGGGGTGCTGGTGGAACTGGACGCGCTCGCTGTCGGTGTGGCTGCATGGCGGCTGGGTGCCGGCCGCGCCCGCAAGGAGGACGCCGTACAGGCGGGGGCCGGGGTGCGCATGCACGCCAAGCCCGGCGCCACCGTGCGGGCAGGGGAGCCCCTGATGACGCTGCTCACCGACACTCCGGAGCGGTTCGCCCGTGCCCGGGAAGCCCTGGAACACGCAGTGGTCATCGCTCCGGAAGGTTCGCGGCCAGCCCAGCAGCTCATCATCGACCGCATAGCATAGGGACCCATGCAGGCCATCAATGACTTCATCCTCGCCGCAGCCGGCCAGCCGTGGGTGCTGGTCCTGGTGCTGGCGTGCTGCATCATTGACGGCTTCTTCCCGCCCGTTCCCAGTGAGTCCGTGGTGGTGGGCCTCGCCGCCGTGGCCTCCACCGCGGATGTTCCCAACCCGCTGCTCCTGGTCCTTGTCGCGGCGGCGGGTGCATTCCTCGGGGACAACATCGCGTACCTGCTGGGCCGCCGGGTGGGCACCAGGCGCTGGGCGTGGATGCGCGGGCCGCGCATGCAAAGTGCGTTCCGCTGGGCGGGCCGGGAGCTGCACAAGCGGCCGGCATCGCTGATCCTGGTGGCCCGCTTCGTCCCGATCGGCCGGGTGGCGGTGAACCTGACCGCCGGGGTCACGCACTACCCGCACCTGCGGTTCGTGGGCCTGACCATCCTTTCGGCCAGCCTGTGGGCCGGCTACTCGGTGGCGATCGGGCTGTTTTTCGGCCAGTGGTTCGAGAACAACCACGTCCTGGGCGCAGCGATTGCCATTGTCTGCGCGGTAGCGCTGGGCATCGTGGTGGACCTGGTAATCAACAAATTCCGGGGCAAACCCAACGTGGTGGAACGGATCCGGGAACCCGGCGCCTGACCAGCGCGTTTAAGGGGTAATTCCGGGCATTGGGGCGTAGCGGACAGGGCCCGGAGCGTGGGACACTTAGGAACGATTTCCGCTTTGGCTGCGGCACTTTGGCTGTGTCATTTTTATACAGGAGCAACACCGCGTGGAGTTTATTAATGAGGCCGTGCTCCATGCAGCGGGCCAGTGGTGGATTTACCCGGTTCTGCTGGCGTTCTTCTTCGTGGACGGCTTCGCCATGGTGGTCCCCAGCGAGACCCTCATCGTGGCGCTCGCAGCCTTCTCGCGGCACAGCGGCGAACCCAATCTCTGGCTCCTAGGGCTCACTGCACTGGTCGGCGCCATTGCCGGTGACAATATGGCCTACATGCTCGGCCGCAAGATCGGCCTGGAGCGGTGGGGATGGATGCGCCGGCCCAAGGTCCGGAAAGTCTTCGCCTGGGCCCGCTATGAACTTGAGAAACGCGGCGCGGTACTGATCTTCACCGCCCGCTACATCCCGTGGGGCCGGGTGGCGGTCAACTACGTGGCCGGAAGCACCGGCTTCTCGCACCGCAGGTTCTTCGTCTTCGACGCCTTTGCCTGTGTGACCTGGGTGGGCTACTCCCTTGGCATCGGCCTGCTGGCCAGCTCGTTCCCGTGGCTGCACCACAACCCGCTGCTGAGCGCCGGCATCGCCGTCGTCTTCGCCATTGTCCTGGGTGTGCTCATCGACCACCTGCTCCGCTGGTGGCACAAACGGCTGGGCCGGCATGACGCCCCCGAGGCGGACGAGTGGGCCGAAGGGTCCTCCGGTTCCGGGCAGGAAGACCGGCCCGGCATGCAGGCCCTTGTGGTGCCCTCGGCAGAGGCCGGACCCGCGGCCAAGTAGCGGCTGGCTTTGAACTGCGGCCCACCCTAAGGTGGGAACGTGACTGAGCCCATTGTTGACGCTGCCCCTGCCATCGATTTTGACCTGAAGAGCCTGCCCAAGGTTTCCCTCCACGACCACCTGGACGGAGGACTCCGTCCGGCCACCATCATCGAACTGGCGGAGGCCGTTGGCCACACGCTTCCCTCAACGGACCCCGTGGCCCTGGGACAGTGGTTCCGCGAATCAGCCGATTCCGGATCCCTGGTCCGCTACCTGGAAACGTTCGACCACACGGTCGCCGTCATGCAGACCTACGACGGCCTGTTCCGCGTGGCCAAGGAGTTCGTCGAGGACCTCGCGGACGACGGCGTGGTGTACGGCGAAGTGCGCTGGGCGCCGGAACAGCACCTCCAGAAGGGACTCAGCCTTGACGAAGCCGTGGAGGCAGTCCAGGACGGACTGGAAGCCGGCGTCGAGGCCGTCTCCGAGACCGGACGCGAGATCCAGGTGGGCCAGCTGATCACCGCCATGCGCCACGCCGACCGCGGCCAGGAGATCGCCGAACTCGCCGTCCGACACCGCAACCAGGGTGCAGTGGGCTTCGACATTGCCGGTGCCGAGGACGGATTCCTGCCCAGCCGCTTCAGGGATGCCTTCACGTACCTCGCCCAGCACAATTTCCCCGCCACCGTGCACGCAGGCGAGGCTGCCGGGCTGGAGAGCATCCAGTCCGCGCTGGTGGACGGCCGCGCCCTCCGGCTGGGACACGGCGTCCGCATTGCCGAGGACATCATGGTGGAATTCGACGACGACGAGGAAGCCGGGGACACCGTTGGCCTGGTCACCCTGGGCGACCTCTCCAGCTGGGTCCGCGACCGCGGCATCGCCCTGGAGATCTGCCCTTCCTCCAACCTGCAGACCGGCGCCATCGCGGAGTTCGGCGAAGGCATCGAAAGCCACCCCCTGGACATGCTCTACCAGCTGGGCTTCAACGTCACCATCAACACCGATAACCGCCTGATGAGCGGCGTTACCCTCACCGACGAGTTCAACCTGCTGGTGGAAACCTTCGACTACGACCTCGATGACCTGCTGGAGCTGACCCTCAACGCCGCCGAGGCATCCTTCCTGCCCCTGGAGGAAAAGGAAGCGCTGGTGGAGTACATCAACGACGCCTACGCCAACCTTGGCTGATCCGGAATCCCGGCCCGGCAGTTCTGCAACAGCGGAACTGCTGGGCCTGATCGCCCAGCTGCGCGTGCACTGCCCCTGGATGGGCGCCCTGACGCACGCGTCGCTGGTGGAATACCTCCTGGAAGAGGCCTACGAAGTGGCCGAGACCATCGAGGAAGGCCACCCCGACGCCGAGCTGCAGGGCGAGCTCGGTGACGTGCTGCTCCAGGTGGTGCTGCATGCCCGCCTGGCTGAGGAGCGCGGCGCCTTCACGTTCGACGACGTGGCGCGCGGGCTGGGTGCCAAAATGATCCGCCGGAATCCCCACGTCTTCCGGCCTGACGGCTCCCTGCAGGACAGCTTCCCGGCCACCGTGGCGGAGATCGAGCAGAAGTGGGATGCCGTCAAGCGGGCCGAAAAGCCGGAACGGCAGGACCCCTTCGACGGCATCCCGCAGGCCCTCCCGGCGCTGGCCAGGGCACAGAAGTCCCTGGCCCGTGCAGCACGTGCGGGCCTTGGGCTCCCCGCGGGCTCTCCCGTCCCCGACAGCGAGGAGGAGCTCGGAAACCTGCTGCTCGCCGTCGTCCGTTCTGCGCGGGACAACGGCATGGACGCAGAGCGCGCCCTGCATGCCGCCGTCCGCCGCTACCAGCGTGACCAGAGTGACCAAAGCGACCAAGCGCCATCATGACGTCCGGGCCTTGACCGGTTTGAGTAACCCGGAGCACTCTCGACTAGGCTGGACCGTGACGAGTACGTCGAGTTTTCTGCCTGATTCCCCCCGTTAATCGCCCATAAGGAGCAAATTCATGGCGCTTATCGATGCCATCCACGCCCGCGAGATCCTCGATTCCCGCGGCAACCCCACCGTTGAAGTTGAAGTCCTGCTGTCGGACGGCCAGATTGGCCGCGCCGCGGTTCCCTCCGGCGCCTCCACCGGTGAGCACGAGGCCGTTGAACTGCGTGACGGCGACAAGGGCCGCTACCTGGGCAAGGGCGTGCAGAAGGCCGTCGACGCCGTGATCGACCAGATCGCCCCCGCCCTGACCGGGTTCGACGCCACCGACCAGCGCAGCATCGACCAGGCCATGCTGGACCTGGACGGCACCCCCAACAAGGGCAAGCTGGGCGCCAACGCCATCCTGGGCGTCTCCCTGGCCGTCGCCAACGCAGCCGCAGCCTCCGCCGACCTGCCGCTCTACAAGTACCTGGGCGGCCCGAACGCCCACGTCCTGCCCGTGCCGCTGATGAACATCCTCAATGGTGGCTCCCACGCCGACTCCGACGTCGACATCCAGGAATTCATGATCGCCCCCATCGGCGCAGAGACCTTCTCCGAAGGCCTGCGCTGGGGCGTTGAGGTCTACCACAACCTCAAGTCCGTGCTGCAGCAGAAGGGCCTCTCCACCGGCCTCGGCGACGAAGGCGGCTTCGCGCCCAACCTGCCGTCCAACCGCGCAGCCCTGGACCTCATCACCGAAGCCATCAAGAACGCCGGCTACACCCCGGGCAAGGACATCGCCCTGGCCCTGGACGTTGCCTCCTCCGAGTTCTACAAGGACGGCGCCTACCAGTTCGAAGGCAAGTCCCTGTCCGCCAGCGACATGAGCGCCTACTACGGCGAACTCGTTGCCGACTACCCGCTGGTCTCCATCGAGGACCCGCTGGACGAGAACGACTGGGACGGCTGGAAGACCCTCACCGACGCCATCGGCGACAAGGTCCAGCTGGTGGGTGACGACCTCTTCGTCACCAACCCCTCCATCCTGCAGCGTGGCATCGACACCAGGACCGCCAACTCCCTGCTGGTCAAGGTCAACCAGATCGGTTCGCTGACTGAGACCCTGGACGCCGTCAGCCTGGCCCAGCGAGCCGGCTACACCACCATCACCTCGCACCGCTCCGGCGAAACCGAGGACACCACCATCGCCGACATCGCCGTGGCCACCAACGCCGGCCAGATCAAGACCGGTGCACCGGCCCGCTCCGAGCGCGTAGCCAAGTACAACCAGCTGCTGCGCATCGAAGAAGAACTGGACGACGCCGCACGCTACGCCGGCCGCAGCGCCTTCCCGCGTTTCAAGGGCTAGTAACCGCCTAAACCCATCCGCGGTGGCTATGGTTGAAAGACCATAGCCACCGCTGTTGTTTCCAGCAGCATTTGTTCAGCAGTGAACGTCCAGCACAGATAGTGGCGGCCCCGGCAGGCTGCGTTTCAGGAGTGTCATGGCTACCCGCCGCCCCAAAGTTCCCAAGGTCGCCCCCGCCCGTCCAGCCAAGGCAACGGACGACGACGGATCCTCCGGCGGTGCCGAGGTCATTCGGGCGGATTTCCGGCCGGCCAAGGGCGTCCCCGCGGCAGGCGCCGCACCTGCGAAGGACAACCACGCGGGCGGAACTGCTGCAGGCCGGCCCGGGAAAGCGGGGGAGGCCAAGGCGGCCAGGCCAACCGCCGGGCGCAAAGGAAGCAGCCCCGTAGACGGCAAGGACGCCCGCAGCCCCGAAGAGGAGCAGCATCCTGTCCCCGCCAAGGCCTTTTCCGGCCGCATGCTCGCGCTGGCCGTGGTGATGATCGCCATCACCGTCATGCTGGCCCCCACGGTCAAGATCTTCTTCGACAAGAAGGCCGAAATAGACGCCCTGAACGCGGATATCGCCGCACGCCAGGCTGAAGGCGACGCCCTCCGCCAGCAGGTGTCGCGCTGGCAGGACCCCAACTACGTCAAGCAGCAGGCCCGCGACCGCATTAACATGGTTATGCCGGGCGAAACCGGCTACTGGGTTTTTGGCAGCGATGAGCCGGCCGGAGAAAGCAGTAGCCCCGCCGGCGCAGCAGCACAAGACCCCGCCGATCTGCCGTGGGTGGATTCCCTGTGGGAGTCCATCAGGCGCGCGGCCACAGACTGAACCGCACAGGAAGGACGGCCCGCGACAGTGGAACACAACACGGCAGCCGCCCGGGACGAATCCCGCCAACCAACAGCACACGACCTTGAAGTACTGAGCAGGCAGCTGGGACGACCCGTCCGCGACGTCGTGGAGATTCCGGCCCGCTGCGTCTGTGGCAACCCCCTCGTGGCCGCCACCGCGCCCCGGCTGAGCAACGGTACCCCGTTTCCCACCACCTTCTACCTGACGCACCCGGTGATCACGTCCGCGGTTTCCAGGCTTGAAGCCGCCGGGGTCATGAACAACATGAACGAGCAGCTGGCCGCGGACGCCGGGCTTGCCGCTGCCTACCGGGCGGCCCACGGGGAGTACCTTGCCGCCCGCGATGCCATCGGCCGGCGTTCCGGAATCGGTCCGGTCCCCGAAATTGACGGCGTGTCCGCGGGCGGGATGCCCACCCGCGTCAAATGCCTGCATGTCCTGGTGGGCCACTCCCTTGCAGCGGGCAGCGGCGTCAACCCCCTGGGTGACCAGGCCCTGGACATGATCAGCGAATGGTGGACTGCTGACAAGTGCTACTGCGACGGCGCCTGGGACACCACCGGTGAGGCACCATCCCGGGACCTCAGCCGGCACGGGCCCCAAGGGCTCCCGGACATCGTGGGCCGCCCCGCCCCGGTCCGGAAATCCGCCGGAACCACAGAGGCGTCCGAATGACCCGCGTCGCCGCCATCGACTGCGGCACCAACTCCATCCGGCTCCTCATCGCCGACATCGACCGCAGTAACGGCGGCACAAAGCTCACCGACGTGGTCCGGGAGATGCGCGTGGTCCGGCTGGGCCAGGGCGTGGACGCCACCGGCGAACTGGCTCCGGAGGCGCTGGAACGCACGCTTGGCGCCACGGCCGATTACGCCCGCCTGATCAAGGAGCATGGCGCAGAGCGGATCCGGTTTGTTGCCACCTCCGCGAGCCGCGATGCACGCAATCGGGACGTCTTCGTGGACGGCGTCAGGGAGCTGCTGGGAGTGGAACCTGAGGTCATTTCCGGGGACGAGGAAGCGGCGTTGTCCTTTGCCGGGGCCAGCAGCGTGCTGCCCGTCCTCGACGGCCAGCAGGTGCTCGTGGTGGACCTCGGCGGGGGAAGCACCGAATTCGTCCTGGGCACCGCGGCCGGCGTGACCGCTGCCAAGTCCGTGGACATCGGCTGCGTCCGGCTGACTGAACGCCACCTGCGCAACGATCCGCCCACTGCCGAACAGATTGCCGCCGCGGAGGCCGACGTGGACGACGCCATGGCCCGCGCCGGACGCGACGTGCCCCTGGAACGCGCCACCGCCGTCGTCGGTGTTGCCGGGTCCGTCACCACCATCACCGCGCACGCGCTCCGCCTGCCCGAATACTTGCCCGACGCCATCCACGGGGCCTCGCTGCCCATCGGGGACATCCGCGACGCCGCCACCGACCTGCTGGGGATGACCCGGGCCGGGCGGGCTGCGCTGCCGTACATGCATCCGGGCCGCGTGGACGTCATCGGCGCCGGGGGACTGGTGTGGCGCCGCATCCTGGAACGGATGGGGGAGCTGACCGGCGGGAAAGTCGCCGCGGCCACCGCAAGCGAGCACGACATCCTTGACGGCATCGCGCTGAGCATCGGGTAGCCCATGCATCCCACCCCAGCTTCAACCCCGCTCGTGTCCCGTGCCGCGGCTGCCGCAATGGCCGTCCTGCTGGCCTCGTGCTGCCTGTTCGCCGGCCTGTTCACGGCCCCCGCCGCACACGCCGACGAGTGGCGCGACAAGGAGTACTGGCTCGCGGACTCGGGCATTACCAAGGCCTGGGAAGTGTCAAAGGGCGCCGGCGTCAAGGTGGCCGTCATCGACAGCGGCATCGATGCCCAGCACCCGGACCTCAAAGGCGCCGTTGTCGGCGGTTACGATGCCTCCGGCTCAGGCCAGCCGGACGGCCAGAAAAGCGTCGGCTCCAAGCCTGAACACGGCACCCTGGTAGCCACCATGCTCGCAGGCCGCGGACACCAGCCCGCCAGCGCGAGCCCCAGCCCCAGCCCCGGGCCGGCTGTTCCCCCGGACGGCATCATCGGCGTCGCGCCCGAAGCGCAGCTCCTCTCCGTCTCCACCTGGCTGGGCTCGGCCAATCCGTCGGGCAAAAGCGACCAGGACCAGATTCCCGAGGCGGTCCGCTGGGCGGTGGACAACGGCGCCAAGGTCATCAACATCTCGCTCGGCAGCACCACTCCGCAGTGGCCGCAGAGCTGGGACGCCGCCTTCCTGTACGCCGAACAGAAGGACGTGGTCATCGTCGCCGCCGCCGGGAACCGGGTGGGAGGCAATACCCAGGTGGGCGCCCCTGCAACCATCCCGGGCGTGCTCACCGTCGCCGGCCTGGACCGCAAGAACGTGGCCAGCGTGGACGCTTCCTCGCAGGGCATCAGCATTGGGGTGGCTGCACCGGCCGAGAACCTCCTGGGCGGCCTTCCGGCCGGAGGCTATGCCGAATGGGCCGGAACCTCCGGGTCCACGCCCATCGTCGCAGGCGTTGCCGCCCTGATCCGGTCCAAGTGGCCGGACATGAGCGCCGAACAGGTGATCAACAGGATCGTCTCCACGGCGAAGGACGCCGGAGCCCCGGGCAAGGATCCGCTGTACGGCTACGGCATCCTCAACGCCGAGGCAGCGCTCAAGGCTGACGTCCCGGAGGTTTCAGTCAATCCGCTGGGCACCATCGCCGAGTGGATCCGCGTTCACAGGCGCGGCAATGCCGCCCCGGCAACGCCGCTGCCCACCGCAACCTCAGTGCCAAGTGCGGCACCCACGCTGCCCGAAGCCACCGTTCCCGCCGCGAAGGCGCCGTCCCAGCGCGACAGTGCCATCGGCGCCGCCGTCGTCATCGGTTTTGCCGCCCTGTTCGTGGCCATCATCGCCGCCGCTGCCGTCCAGCTCCGACGGGCTGCCCGCAACCCTTCCCTTGCCGTGGAAGAACCCGACACGGGCGTGATGGAAAGGGTCAAATCCCGCCCGGATTCCTAGGTTACGGGGGCTCCGTACGGCTAGTGAAGATTTTCACAAACTCCTGTATCCTTGAACAATGGCAACCACCCCACAGCTCCAGGACCGTCCCAGGGTACTCGTCGTCGGCGGCGGGTACGTCGGCCTGTACGTAGCACTGAAACTGCAGAAGAAGATCGCGAATGCCGGTGGCATCGTCACCGTCGTCGATCCCCTGCCCTACATGACTTACCAGCCCTTCCTCCCCGAGGTGGCAGGTGGCAACATCGAAGCCCGCCACGCAGTGGTCTCCCACCGCCAGCACCTCAAGCAGACGGAACTCATCCAGGGCCGCGTCACGTCGATCGACCACGTCAACCGGACGGCCGTGGTGGCTCCTGCCGACGGCGGCGAGAACTTTGAGGTTCCCTACTTCGACGTCGTGCTCGCAGCCGGCGCCATCACCCGCACCTTCCCCATCAAGGGCCTGGCGGACAAGGGTATCGGCCTGAAGACCATCGAGGAAGCCGTTGCCCTGCGCAACAAGCTCCTGGAGCGCATCGAGGTTGCCTCCACCATGACGGACCCCGCAGCCCGCGCCAAGGCCCTCACCTTCGTGGTGGTCGGCGGCGGCTTCGCCGGCATCGAGTGCATAACCGAAATGGAAGACCTCGCCCGCGCCGCCGTGCGCAACAACCCCCGCATCAAGCAGGAGGAAGTCCGCTTCGTCCTGGTCGAAGCCATGGGCCGCATCATGCCCGAGGTCACGGCCAAGCAGGCTGACTGGGTGGTTGAGCACCTGCGCAGCCGCGGCATCGAGGTCCTGCTGAACACCTCGCTGGACAGCGCCGAAGGCACCCTGAAGCTCATCAACCTCCCGGACAAGACACCTGCCCAGGAGTTCGAGGCAGACACCCTGGTGTGGACGGCCGGCGTGCAGGCGAACCCGATGGTCCGCTCCACCGACTTCCCGCTCGAACCCCGTGGCCGCGTCCGCGTCCTGCCGGACCTGCGCATCGCAGGCGACGAAGGCATCGTGGAGAACGCCTGGGCCGCCGGCGACATCGCCGCTGTTCCGGACCTCACCGGCAAGGGCCTCCCGGACGGCACCTGCGTCCCCAACGCCCAGCACGCCCTGCGCCAGGCCAAGCGCCTGGCCAAGAACCTGTGGGCTTCCCGCTGGGACAAGCCGCTGGCCGACTACAAGCACAAGAACCTTGGTGCCGTAGCAGGCTTCGGCGAATGGAAGGGCGTTGCCAACATCAACCTCCTGGGCCGCATCGGCCTCAAGGGCGGACTCGCCTGGCTGGCCCACCGCGGCTACCACGGCATGGCCATGCCCACGGTGGAGCGCAAGTTCCGCGTCATCCTGAACTGGATCATCGGCTTCTTCGCCGGACGCGACACCACGCAGCTGATGGACCTGGACAACCCCCGCGGCGCCTTCGTCTCAGCAGCCACCCCGGCACCGAAGCCTGCCGCCGCTCCCGCAGCGGTGCCGGCTGCCGGCTCCAGCGCCACCG is a window from the Arthrobacter sp. NicSoilC5 genome containing:
- a CDS encoding thymidine phosphorylase encodes the protein MTDSKAEAFDAVDIIRTKRDKGTLSPEQIDWTIDAYTRGAIADEQMAALNMAILLNGMDRAEIARWTAAMIASGERMDFSSLRRPDGGLKYTSDKHSTGGVGDKITLPLAPLVAVFGVAVPQLSGRGLGHTGGTLDKLESIPGWRANLANDEILAQLQDVGAVICAAGAGLAPADKKLYALRDVTGTVEAIPLIASSIMSKKIAEGTGSLVLDVKVGSGAFMKDEAKARELAETMVALGKDAGVNTVALLTNMNTPLGLTAGNAIEVEESVEVLAGGGPEDVVELTVRLAEEMLVCAGVHDADPAAALKDGRAMDVWNRMITAQGGDPRAALPEARESDVVYAPADGVLVELDALAVGVAAWRLGAGRARKEDAVQAGAGVRMHAKPGATVRAGEPLMTLLTDTPERFARAREALEHAVVIAPEGSRPAQQLIIDRIA
- a CDS encoding DedA family protein, with the protein product MQAINDFILAAAGQPWVLVLVLACCIIDGFFPPVPSESVVVGLAAVASTADVPNPLLLVLVAAAGAFLGDNIAYLLGRRVGTRRWAWMRGPRMQSAFRWAGRELHKRPASLILVARFVPIGRVAVNLTAGVTHYPHLRFVGLTILSASLWAGYSVAIGLFFGQWFENNHVLGAAIAIVCAVALGIVVDLVINKFRGKPNVVERIREPGA
- a CDS encoding DedA family protein produces the protein MEFINEAVLHAAGQWWIYPVLLAFFFVDGFAMVVPSETLIVALAAFSRHSGEPNLWLLGLTALVGAIAGDNMAYMLGRKIGLERWGWMRRPKVRKVFAWARYELEKRGAVLIFTARYIPWGRVAVNYVAGSTGFSHRRFFVFDAFACVTWVGYSLGIGLLASSFPWLHHNPLLSAGIAVVFAIVLGVLIDHLLRWWHKRLGRHDAPEADEWAEGSSGSGQEDRPGMQALVVPSAEAGPAAK
- a CDS encoding adenosine deaminase, giving the protein MTEPIVDAAPAIDFDLKSLPKVSLHDHLDGGLRPATIIELAEAVGHTLPSTDPVALGQWFRESADSGSLVRYLETFDHTVAVMQTYDGLFRVAKEFVEDLADDGVVYGEVRWAPEQHLQKGLSLDEAVEAVQDGLEAGVEAVSETGREIQVGQLITAMRHADRGQEIAELAVRHRNQGAVGFDIAGAEDGFLPSRFRDAFTYLAQHNFPATVHAGEAAGLESIQSALVDGRALRLGHGVRIAEDIMVEFDDDEEAGDTVGLVTLGDLSSWVRDRGIALEICPSSNLQTGAIAEFGEGIESHPLDMLYQLGFNVTINTDNRLMSGVTLTDEFNLLVETFDYDLDDLLELTLNAAEASFLPLEEKEALVEYINDAYANLG
- a CDS encoding MazG nucleotide pyrophosphohydrolase domain-containing protein — translated: MGALTHASLVEYLLEEAYEVAETIEEGHPDAELQGELGDVLLQVVLHARLAEERGAFTFDDVARGLGAKMIRRNPHVFRPDGSLQDSFPATVAEIEQKWDAVKRAEKPERQDPFDGIPQALPALARAQKSLARAARAGLGLPAGSPVPDSEEELGNLLLAVVRSARDNGMDAERALHAAVRRYQRDQSDQSDQAPS
- the eno gene encoding phosphopyruvate hydratase, with amino-acid sequence MALIDAIHAREILDSRGNPTVEVEVLLSDGQIGRAAVPSGASTGEHEAVELRDGDKGRYLGKGVQKAVDAVIDQIAPALTGFDATDQRSIDQAMLDLDGTPNKGKLGANAILGVSLAVANAAAASADLPLYKYLGGPNAHVLPVPLMNILNGGSHADSDVDIQEFMIAPIGAETFSEGLRWGVEVYHNLKSVLQQKGLSTGLGDEGGFAPNLPSNRAALDLITEAIKNAGYTPGKDIALALDVASSEFYKDGAYQFEGKSLSASDMSAYYGELVADYPLVSIEDPLDENDWDGWKTLTDAIGDKVQLVGDDLFVTNPSILQRGIDTRTANSLLVKVNQIGSLTETLDAVSLAQRAGYTTITSHRSGETEDTTIADIAVATNAGQIKTGAPARSERVAKYNQLLRIEEELDDAARYAGRSAFPRFKG
- a CDS encoding septum formation initiator family protein, with translation MATRRPKVPKVAPARPAKATDDDGSSGGAEVIRADFRPAKGVPAAGAAPAKDNHAGGTAAGRPGKAGEAKAARPTAGRKGSSPVDGKDARSPEEEQHPVPAKAFSGRMLALAVVMIAITVMLAPTVKIFFDKKAEIDALNADIAARQAEGDALRQQVSRWQDPNYVKQQARDRINMVMPGETGYWVFGSDEPAGESSSPAGAAAQDPADLPWVDSLWESIRRAATD
- a CDS encoding DUF501 domain-containing protein; amino-acid sequence: MEHNTAAARDESRQPTAHDLEVLSRQLGRPVRDVVEIPARCVCGNPLVAATAPRLSNGTPFPTTFYLTHPVITSAVSRLEAAGVMNNMNEQLAADAGLAAAYRAAHGEYLAARDAIGRRSGIGPVPEIDGVSAGGMPTRVKCLHVLVGHSLAAGSGVNPLGDQALDMISEWWTADKCYCDGAWDTTGEAPSRDLSRHGPQGLPDIVGRPAPVRKSAGTTEASE
- a CDS encoding Ppx/GppA phosphatase family protein; amino-acid sequence: MTRVAAIDCGTNSIRLLIADIDRSNGGTKLTDVVREMRVVRLGQGVDATGELAPEALERTLGATADYARLIKEHGAERIRFVATSASRDARNRDVFVDGVRELLGVEPEVISGDEEAALSFAGASSVLPVLDGQQVLVVDLGGGSTEFVLGTAAGVTAAKSVDIGCVRLTERHLRNDPPTAEQIAAAEADVDDAMARAGRDVPLERATAVVGVAGSVTTITAHALRLPEYLPDAIHGASLPIGDIRDAATDLLGMTRAGRAALPYMHPGRVDVIGAGGLVWRRILERMGELTGGKVAAATASEHDILDGIALSIG
- a CDS encoding S8 family serine peptidase, whose product is MHPTPASTPLVSRAAAAAMAVLLASCCLFAGLFTAPAAHADEWRDKEYWLADSGITKAWEVSKGAGVKVAVIDSGIDAQHPDLKGAVVGGYDASGSGQPDGQKSVGSKPEHGTLVATMLAGRGHQPASASPSPSPGPAVPPDGIIGVAPEAQLLSVSTWLGSANPSGKSDQDQIPEAVRWAVDNGAKVINISLGSTTPQWPQSWDAAFLYAEQKDVVIVAAAGNRVGGNTQVGAPATIPGVLTVAGLDRKNVASVDASSQGISIGVAAPAENLLGGLPAGGYAEWAGTSGSTPIVAGVAALIRSKWPDMSAEQVINRIVSTAKDAGAPGKDPLYGYGILNAEAALKADVPEVSVNPLGTIAEWIRVHRRGNAAPATPLPTATSVPSAAPTLPEATVPAAKAPSQRDSAIGAAVVIGFAALFVAIIAAAAVQLRRAARNPSLAVEEPDTGVMERVKSRPDS
- a CDS encoding FAD-dependent oxidoreductase; the encoded protein is MATTPQLQDRPRVLVVGGGYVGLYVALKLQKKIANAGGIVTVVDPLPYMTYQPFLPEVAGGNIEARHAVVSHRQHLKQTELIQGRVTSIDHVNRTAVVAPADGGENFEVPYFDVVLAAGAITRTFPIKGLADKGIGLKTIEEAVALRNKLLERIEVASTMTDPAARAKALTFVVVGGGFAGIECITEMEDLARAAVRNNPRIKQEEVRFVLVEAMGRIMPEVTAKQADWVVEHLRSRGIEVLLNTSLDSAEGTLKLINLPDKTPAQEFEADTLVWTAGVQANPMVRSTDFPLEPRGRVRVLPDLRIAGDEGIVENAWAAGDIAAVPDLTGKGLPDGTCVPNAQHALRQAKRLAKNLWASRWDKPLADYKHKNLGAVAGFGEWKGVANINLLGRIGLKGGLAWLAHRGYHGMAMPTVERKFRVILNWIIGFFAGRDTTQLMDLDNPRGAFVSAATPAPKPAAAPAAVPAAGSSATAAAPKETVAANAK